From Trichoderma atroviride chromosome 1, complete sequence, one genomic window encodes:
- a CDS encoding uncharacterized protein (EggNog:ENOG41~TransMembrane:10 (o35-55i67-85o91-115i127-146o166-184i249-267o287-307i314-334o346-363i417-436o)), whose protein sequence is MCMVLYGYDASVFNSLQGSNNWLAYFDLDPDQDTYRIGLINTAYTIGAIVSGFFLGGPTADYLGRRWGMFIGCLLTVVATFIQAFSPRHNLGCFIAGRVIIGIGQGMALTAGPVYIGEMAPPHIRGVIMAFWQLFYSVGSFIAYWINYACSLHRSALGEWDWKMVVIFQIMVPIIIMVLLPFQPESPRWHIQKRGDVDAAKAALSKIRDTEQEVEDEVMAIREALEYEKEAISHGYAALFKDPSVRKRLYLAFIINVGQQLTGQGTLNSYSTAIYKKVFPSTQTINLINALNATFGILFTLNATWTADRFGRRWLFIVGAIGMGICMLIVPVIGQTTPDIDGTKSKSVGISIVFLLFLFIFFYKPSWGATTWIWTSEIFSMNVRAQAIGMCSQMQNVANTIFQQFFPTFLKNEGLNCLYFFMATNIFLAIFVYFFIPETKQIPLEEIDVLFGGANHVDKGAQILGVPDARDNAADISGENKNVTGRGEIVELDRI, encoded by the exons ATGTGTATGGTCCTCTATGGCTACGATGCGTCCGTCTTCAACTCCCTTCAAGGCTCAAACAACTGGCTAGCCTACTTCGATCTTGATCCC GATCAAGACACATATAGAATCGGGTTGATCAACACGGCATATACGATCGGTGCCATCGTTTCTGGGTTTTTCTTGGGCGGGCCCACG GCTGATTACTTGGGAAGACGATGGGGCATGTTTATCGGCTGTCTTCTCACCGTCGTCGCTACCTTTATACAGGCCTTTTCCCCAAGACACAACCTCGGCTGCTTCATCGCCGGCCGTGTCATTATTGGTATTGGCCAAGGTATGGCTCTGACAGCTGGGCCTGTGTATATAGGCGAGATGGCACCGCCACATATCCGCGGTGTCATCATGGCCTTTTGGCAGCTCTTCTACTCTGTTGGATCTTTCATCGCGTACTGGATCAACTATGCCTGCTCCCTCCACCGCAGTGCTCTTGGCGAATGGGATTGGAAGATGGTGGTCATTTTCCAGATCATGgtccccatcatcatcatggtcCTACTACCTTTTCAGCCCGAATCGCCGCGTTGGCATATCCAAAAGCGCGGCGATGTTGACGCTGCCAAAGCGGCCCTCTCCAAAATTCGCGATACCGAACAAGAGGTTGAGGACGAGGTCATGGCGATCCGAGAGGCTCTCGAGTACGAAAAGGAAGCCATCAGCCACGGCTATGCCGCTTTATTCAAGGATCCCTCAGTGCGCAAACGATTATATCTTGCGTTCATCATCAATGTTGGCCAACAGCTTACTGGCCAGGGGACGCTTAATAGCTACTCCACGGCCATATATAAAAAGGTCTTTCCATCAACACAAACAATTAACCTCATCAATGCTCTGAATGCTACATTTGGAATTCT GTTCACGCTTAATGCAACATGGACGGCGGACCGTTTTGGTCGTCGCTGGCTATTTATAGTTGGTGCTATTGGCATGGGCATCTGCATGT TGATCGTCCCTGTCATCGGCCAGACAACTCCTGACATCGATGGTACCAAGTCAAAATCTGtcggcatctccatcgtATTCTTACTATTCttgttcatcttcttctacaaGCCATCATGGGGCGCTACGACCTGGATCTGGACCTCAGAGATCTTCAG TATGAATGTCCGCGCCCAAGCTATCGGAATGTGTTCGCAGATGCAGAATGTCGCCAATACCATTTTCCAACAATTTTTCCCAACCTTTCTTAAAAACGAAGGTCTCAATTGCCTTTACTTCTTCATGGCTACCAACatcttcctcgccatcttTGTCTACTTCTTCATCCCCGAGACTAAGCAGATTCCGCTTGAGGAGATTGACGTTCTTTTCGGCGGCGCCAATCACGTTGACAAGGGTGCCCAAATACTTGGCGTTCCCGATGCCCGGGACAATGCTGCAGACATTTCTGGGGAGAACAAGAACGTTACAGGTCGGGGAGAGATTGTTGAACTGGATCGGATTTGA
- a CDS encoding uncharacterized protein (CAZy:GH28~SECRETED:SignalP(1-16)) encodes MILVGALVFAVVAVNGATVTISQPPTRVVKRGSTCTPVAGHSSSIDDAPAIQSAIASCPSGTIVIPKSTTYYINTAFSFAGCSRCTLQIEGTLQATSNTSYWEGRRAIFLMDGITGATVYSATGTGIIDGNGQAAWDLFAANSSYQRPTLFYINNSKNVNLSNLYFKSAPNVFHSVTGGSSNVSYSNISLYAVSSSANVAHNTDGWDIGQSTYVTIDGATVTNDDDCVALKPGCSFATVTNISCTGSHGISVGSLGSGVNSKDTVQNCLISGATMINSAKAAGLKLYPGPPDHGTAVVSNVTFENFILQNTDYAFQVQSCYGEDSSYCETNPSTAQIAGVVVRNFSGTTSTHYSPNIANIDCPAAGTCGLTLSNITVTPPKGSAVFQCANTPSNLGVPCTSGASG; translated from the coding sequence aTGATTCTGGTAGGTGCCCTCGTCTTTGCGGTTGTAGCCGTTAATGGCGCGACAGTAACAATATCGCAACCTCCGACACGAGTGGTGAAGAGAGGCTCGACTTGTACTCCAGTTGCTGGACATTCCAGCTCTATCGATGATGCGCCAGCTATCCAGTCTGCCATTGCTAGTTGTCCATCGGGAACCATCGTCATTCCCAAGTCCACTACCTACTATATCAACACCGCATTTAGCTTCGCGGGCTGTTCTAGATGTACTCTGCAAATCGAGGGCACGCTCCAAGCGACTTCCAACACCAGTTACTGGGAAGGACGCCGCGCCATATTTCTCATGGATGGCATCACTGGGGCTACTGTGTATTCTgccacaggcacaggcatcATTGATGGGAATGGCCAGGCCGCCTGGGATCTGTTTGCAGCTAATTCATCATACCAACGACCGACGCTCTTCTACATCAACAACTCCAAGAATGTAAACTTGTCAAACCTCTATTTCAAGAGTGCCCCAAATGTCTTCCACTCGGTCACTGGTGGCTCGAGCAATGTCTCTTACTCAAACATTTCTCTATATGCCGTCAGTTCTAGTGCGAATGTCGCGCACAACACTGACGGCTGGGACATTGGACAGTCGACGTATGTAACCATTGACGGCGCAACTGTCACCAACGACGACGATTGTGTTGCGCTCAAGCCGGGCTGCAGCTTCGCCACCGTCACAAACATATCCTGCACCGGCAGCCACGGCATATCTGTCGGGAGCTTGGGCAGCGGCGTAAACAGCAAAGACACGGTTCAAAACTGCCTCATCAGCGGTGCAACTATGATCAACTCTGCCAAGGCGGCAGGTCTCAAGCTGTATCCAGGACCGCCAGATCACGGCACGGCAGTTGTGTCTAACGTGACGTTTGAGAATTTCATCCTGCAAAACACCGACTACGCTTTCCAGGTGCAAAGTTGCTACGGAGAGGACTCATCATACTGTGAGACCAACCCCAGCACGGCGCAGATAGCAGGTGTGGTGGTAAGAAACTTTTCAGGCACGACGAGCACTCACTACTCACCAAATATTGCAAACATTGActgcccagctgctggaACATGTGGTCTTACTCTCAGCAACATCACTGTCACGCCGCCGAAAGGATCAGCCGTATTTCAATGCGCCAACACGCCGAGTAATCTTGGAGTGCCGTGCACTTCTGGTGCTAGTGGGTGA
- a CDS encoding uncharacterized protein (EggNog:ENOG41) — protein sequence MSKRIKRRKLDLETPSPPKSNLESTPNIEHLPEKILLEIIANIPGLDTLWNVLTASPRCLRLFNNQALNIIEQIFASPNSILPPKIQEIVRAVILTRAGTLPFKSRDELRYQFIQYQLPLRINKGKPCITFGPDCLTASDIPVSILRSVVATAHHISALTHACLSFYLTQVYNPSIFAPQHAQTPLPLYKIRGSNPPAGDKTPAWHQVFIGTRYTVVDAGPASWVEEMRVTRAMWLIQLVGDVRSFVFSNFSTSGWSYDDINSTFPTSTDGLAQDGTMNSAAEEVRSVLAYLETLGIQTKGTPFYKLPKLPADAKSVNPVTPLPDPCEATWGGFGIWYNHGHKTIKLPPTPEARKRAKSPQLSESSLRGQTRASLESQAPALTMLRHFTEGRYGLPITNARFDTYRPFGLAFWDKRRLHLLGLLGEGQQSERDLDFYCFAWESLMEASWVRHIMSVLRDGVELENESEGGISGDDSDDEE from the coding sequence ATGTCTAAACGCATCAAACGCCGCAAATTAGACCTCGAAACACCCTCACCCCCAAAGTCCAACCTAGAAAGCACTCCAAACATAGAACATCTCCCAGAAAAAATACTCCTTGAGATCATCGCCAATATTCCCGGTCTCGATACCCTGTGGAATGTTCTGACTGCATCACCTCGCTGTCTTCGCCTCTTCAACAACCAAGCGCTCAACATCATCGAACAAATCTTTGCGAGCCCCAATTCCATTCTACCGCCGAAAATCCAGGAAATTGTCCGCGCTGTAATTCTCACAAGAGCAGGTACTCTTCCGTTCAAGAGCCGCGATGAGTTGCGCTACCAGTTTATACAATACCAACTGCCTCTTCGAATAAATAAAGGCAAGCCATGCATTACTTTTGGCCCCGATTGTTTAACAGCTTCAGATATACCGGTCTCAATTCTTCGTTCCGTCGTTGCAACGGCTCACCACATTTCCGCTCTAACACACGCATGTCTATCATTCTACCTCACACAAGTCTACAATCCGAGTATTTTCGCGCCTCAACATGCTCAAACTCCTCTACCTCTCTACAAGATCAGAGGTTCAAACCCTCCCGCGGGCGATAAAACACCTGCTTGGCACCAAGTCTTCATTGGAACGCGCTACACGGTGGTTGACGCAGGACCAGCTAGTTGGGTGGAAGAAATGCGTGTTACACGCGCCATGTGGCTCATTCAGTTAGTGGGAGACGTACGGTCCTTTGTTTTTAGCAATTTCAGTACATCAGGCTGGTCTTACGATGACATTAACTCAACGTTCCCAACATCGACAGACGGCCTTGCTCAGGATGGAACCATGAACAGCGCTGCCGAAGAGGTACGGTCTGTATTGGCATATCTAGAGACGCTCGGCATCCAAACAAAAGGCACACCATTCTACAAACTACCTAAACTCCCTGCAGATGCAAAGTCCGTCAACCCAGTAACTCCTCTTCCAGATCCATGCGAAGCAACATGGGGAGGCTTCGGCATCTGGTACAACCACGGTCACAAAACCATCAAACTACCCCCCACGCCCGAAGCCCGAAAGCGTGCCAAAAGCCCCCAACTCAGCGAATCTTCTCTCCGCGGCCAAACTAGAGCCAGTCTCGAAAGTCAAGCTCCCGCACTCACCATGCTCCGACACTTCACAGAGGGGAGATACGGGCTACCCATCACAAACGCAAGGTTCGACACGTATCGGCCGTTTGGGCTGGCGTTTTGGGATAAACGGAGATTGCATCTACTGGGTCTTTTGGGGGAGGGGCAGCAGAGTGAGCGGGACCTTGACTTTTATTGTTTTGCGTGGGAGAGTTTGATGGAGGCTAGTTGGGTGAGGCATATCATGAGTGTGTTGAGGGACGGAGTTGAGCTGGAAAATGAGAGCGAAGGTGGTATATCTGGTGATGATTCCGATGATGAAGAGTAA
- a CDS encoding uncharacterized protein (CAZy:GH3~SECRETED:SignalP(1-19)): protein MLYTAVAALAIATTPFVRAGSAVTPPAGSPWATAYSKAQTALAKLSLQDKVGIVTGVGWNKGPCVGNTSPASSISYPQLCLQDSPLGIRFSTGNTAFTPGVQAASTWDLDLIGQRGQFIGQENKAAGVHVTLGPVAGPLGKTPQGGRNWEGFSPDPYLTGLAMAATINGIQGAGVQATAKHYILNEQELNRESMSSNADDRTLHELYAWPFADAVNANVAAVMCSYNRVNSTYACEDTYTLQTLLKNQLGFPGYVMTDWNAQHSTVQSALAGLDMSMPGTDFNGGSLYWGSALTNAVNSNQVPLSRLNDMVTRILAAWYLTGQDSGFPSVSFSRNVQGSHNTNVRSIARDGIVLLKNTGNILPLKTPSSIALIGSATIVGAHANNSASCSDHGCNLGALGMGWGSGTANYPYFVAPYDAINTKASSIGAKLTLSSTDNTSAGASAASGKDVAIVVITADSGEGYITVEGNAGDRNDLNAWHSGTALVQAVAAANSNVIVVVHSVGAINLEQIVALSQVKAIVWAGLPSQENGNALVDILWGAISPSGKLVYTIAKSPSDYNTRISSGDDNYSEGLFIDYKHFDDAGITPRYEFGFGLSYTNFTYSGLSITSNAKSGPATGAVVPGGPSDLFQDVATVTVSIKNTGAVTGAEVAQLYITYPSSAPRTPVRQLRGFDKLSLTAGQSGTATFNIRKRDLTYWNVASQQWVVPSGTFGVSVGASSRDLRLTGSFTVS, encoded by the exons ATGCTTTACACAGCCGTAGCGGCGTTGGCCATTGCCACAACGCCCTTTGTAAGGGCAGGGA GCGCAGTCACTCCTCCAGCAGGCTCTCCTTGGGCCACCGCATATTCCAAAGCTCAGACGGCATTGGCCAAGCTCTCGCTCCAGGATAAAGTCGGCATCGTGACTGGCGTTGGCTGGAACAAGGGGCCCTGCGTTGGAAACACATCTCCAGCGTCAAGTATCAGCTATCCTCAGTTGTGTCTTCAAGATTCACCACTGGGCATCCGGTTCTCAACGGGCAACACTGCTTTCACGCCAGGCGTCCAAGCCGCCTCAACATGGGATCTAGATTTAATCGGCCAGCGCGGTCAATTCATCGGCCAGGAGAATAAAGCCGCAGGCGTTCACGTCACTTTGGGGCCGGTGGCTGGGCCGCTAGGAAAGACGCCACAGGGCGGCCGCAACTGGGAGGGCTTCAGTCCCGATCCATATCTCACTGGGTTGGCAATGGCTGCAACCATTAACGGCATTCAGGGCGCTGGAGTGCAAGCAACTGCCAAGCACTACATCCTCAACGAGCAGGAGCTGAACCGGGAGAGCATGTCCAGCAATGCTGACGACCGCACCCTTCATGAGCTTTATGCGTGGCCCTTTGCCGACGCCGTAAACGCCAATGTGGCTGCCGTCATGTGCTCGTACAACCGAGTCAATAGCACGTATGCGTGTGAGGACACGTATACGCTGCAGACACTGCTGAAGAACCAGCTGGGATTCCCTGGATACGTCATGACCGATTGGAACGCGCAGCACTCGACTGTGCAAAGTGCGCTGGCAGGTCTCGACATGTCGATGCCTGGCACTGACTTCAACGGTGGCAGCCTGTACTGGGGATCGGCTCTGACCAATGCTGTGAACAGCAACCAGGTCCCTCTGAGCAGGCTCAATGACATGGTGACGCGTATCCTCGCTGCGTGGTACTTGACGGGCCAAGATTCGGGCTTTCCATCAGTCAGCTTCAGCAGGAATGTCCAGGGAAGTCACAACACCAACGTACGATCCATCGCCAGAGACGGCATTGTACTTCTCAAGAACACCGGCAATATTCTGCCGCTGAAAACGCCGTCGAGCATCGCCCTCATTGGATCAGCCACCATTGTCGGTGCCCACGCAAATAACTCGGCCTCATGCTCTGACCATGGCTGCAACCTTGGTGCCCTCGGAATGGGATGGGGATCTGGTACCGCCAACTACCCATACTTTGTGGCGCCTTACGACGCCATCAACACAAAGGCTTCTTCGATTGGCGCCAAACTGACTCTGAGCAGTACTGATAACACCTCTGCTGGCGCGTCTGCGGCAAGCGGCAAGGACGTTGCCATTGTCGTCATCACTGCAGACTCAGGCGAAGGCTACATCACTGTTGAGGGCAACGCAGGCGATCGTAATGACCTGAACGCATGGCACAGCGGCACTGCTCTGGTACAGGCCGTGGCAGCAGCCAACAGCAACGTCATCGTCGTTGTCCACAGTGTCGGCGCCATTAATCTAGAGCAGATTGTCGCTCTCTCCCAGGTCAAGGCGATTGTTTGGGCGGGTCTCCCCTCTCAGGAGAACGGCAATGCGCTGGTCGATATCCTATGGGGAGCCATCAGCCCGTCTGGCAAGCTGGTGTATACAATTGCCAAGAGCCCAAGCGACTATAACACGCGCATTTCTTCGGGCGACGACAACTACAGCGAGGGGCTGTTTATCGATTACAAGCACTTTGACGACGCCGGCATCACGCCGCGATACGAGTTCGGCTTTGGACTGT CCTACACAAACTTTACCTACTCTGGCCTTTCCATCACCTCAAACGCCAAGTCTGGACCAGCCACCGGCGCTGTGGTTCCTGGAGGCCCCAGCGATCTGTTCCAGGATGTCGCCACCGTGACTGTGAGCATCAAAAACACTGGAGCCGTGACTGGCGCCGAGGTCGCCCAGCTGTACATCACCTACCCGTCCTCTGCGCCCAGAACCCCCGTCAGGCAGCTTCGTGGCTTCGACAAGCTCAGCTTGACGGCTGGCCAGAGCGGAACCGCGACGTTCAACATTCGCAAGCGAGATCTGACCTACTGGAACGTGGCATCGCAGCAGTGGGTGGTGCCGTCCGGGACTTTTGGCGTGAGCGTTGGAGCGAGCAGCAGAGATCTGCGGTTGACTGGAAGCTTCACGGTCTCATAG